A stretch of Bombina bombina isolate aBomBom1 chromosome 2, aBomBom1.pri, whole genome shotgun sequence DNA encodes these proteins:
- the LOC128648260 gene encoding LOW QUALITY PROTEIN: nucleolar protein 58-like (The sequence of the model RefSeq protein was modified relative to this genomic sequence to represent the inferred CDS: inserted 2 bases in 1 codon): MLVLFETAAGYAIFKVLDEKKLQEVGSIWKKFETAEKANKIVKLKHFEKFQDTTEALAASTALVEGKISKNLKKVLKKIEAKEAHEQLAIADANXSIRNQIDGLITGLSSREISAMSLGLAYSLSCYKLKFSPDKVDIMIVQAISLLYDLDKELNNYIMHCREWYGWHFAELGKKITDNLAYCKCLRAVGDITNFASFDLSELLPEEVEADVKAAAEIYMGTEVSEEDINNIMHLCDQVIEITEYSTQLYDYLKNRMMAIAPNLTVLLGELVGARLIAHAGSLLNLAKHLASTVQILGAEKALFRALKTKRDTPKYGLIYHASLIGQTNPKYKGKISCMLAAKASLAIRYDALGEDTNCELGVGLKRISGTGKALARSDKYQHKSEVRTYNPSGDSTLPSVPKKRKFEEMTEEEEKPQIKVKKIKKQKVTEEEEPEEVPEEPEDPEEPPTKKKKKDKKLKIKIEDIKVEKEEEPTTSTATETPKKKKKKKIKEEDDN, translated from the exons ATGTTGGTTCTATTTGAGACAGCGGCTGGATACGCTATATTTAAGGTCTTAGATGAGAAGAAGCTACAAGAAGTGGGCAGTATATGGAAGAAATTTGAAACAGCTGAAAAGGCAAATAAAATAGtgaaattaaaacattttgaaaaGTTCCAAGACACAACCGAAGCATTAGCAGCTTCCACGGCATTGGTTGAGGGGAAAATTAGCAAAAACTTGAAGAAAGTCCTGAAGAAAATTGAAGCCAAAGAGGCCCATGAACAACTGGCAATTGCGGATGCCAA TTCTATCCGAAATCAGATAGATGGATTAATTACTGGACTTTCTTCTCGTGAAATATCCGCCATGTCTCTTGGTTTGGCTTACAGTCTCTCTTGTTACAAACTGAAATTCAGCCCTGACAAAGTGGACATAATGATTGTACAAGCCATCTCTCTTCTATATGACCTGGATAAAGAACTGAACAATTACATCATGCATTGTAGGGAATGGTATGGATGGCACTTTGCTGAACTGGGAAAGAAAATCACTGATAATCTGGCTTATTGCAAGTGTCTCCGTGCTGTAGGTGATATAACAAACTTTGCTAGTTTTGACCTTTCAGAGCTGCTTCCAGAGGAGGTAGAAGCTGATGTTAAGGCAGCTGCTGAAATCTATATGGGAACAGAGGTATCTGAGGAGGATATAAACAATATCATGCACTTGTGTGATCAGGTTATAGAGATCACAGAGTACAGTACACAATTGTATGACTATCTAAAGAACCGTATGATGGCAATTGCTCCCAACCTCACAGTACTGCTGGGGGAACTGGTTGGAGCAAGACTTATTGCTCATGCCGGATCTCTTCTGAATTTGGCAAAACATCTTGCTTCCACAGTGCAGATATTGGGAGCAGAGAAAGCTCTTTTCAGAGCCCTAAAGACCAAGAGGGACACGCCTAAATATGGTCTGATATACCATGCTTCTCTTATTGGACAGACTAACCCTAAATACAAGGGCAAGATTTCTTGTATGTTGGCTGCAAAAGCATCACTTGCCATCAGATATGATGCTCTTGGCGAGGACACAAATTGTGAGCTTGGAGTAGGGTTGAAACGGATCAGTGGTACTGGGAAGGCATTAGCCAGATCAGACAAGTATCAACACAAAAGTGAAGTGAGGACTTATAACCCATCTGGAGACTCCACATTACCATCTGTTCCAAAAAAACGCAAATTTGAAGAAATGACTGAAGAGGAAGAGAAACCTCAAATCAaagtgaagaaaataaaaaaacaaaaagtaacagAAGAGGAAGAGCCAGAAGAAGTACCAGAGGAGCCTGAGGATCCAGAGGAACCAccgacaaagaaaaagaaaaaagacaagaaGTTAAAGATAAAAATAGAAGACATAAAGGTGGAGAAGGAGGAGGAACCTACTACTAGTACAGCAACAGAGACTcctaaaaagaagaagaaaaagaagatcaaAGAAGAAGATGATAATTAA